In Podospora pseudopauciseta strain CBS 411.78 chromosome 3, whole genome shotgun sequence, one genomic interval encodes:
- a CDS encoding hypothetical protein (COG:S; EggNog:ENOG503P23U) — protein MTSLWSMAARLQGCHCRACHRTTHTIARRSPPTRVTPLTTSAQAHGRRKVLASDVFTACYTAIMATAAVFDAGQKDRRRRELDEKIEETKQRLAALAEANGHSLEIDQATGAPEPSEDLIEEATQQLSSSSTAESTVEPTPQPPRQAGRRRRPIPRPRPEQEKLAPPPPTTLRYVLNHICKTRMVTPYEKSHKLSRPATGSATLSVLSNALAEEEAMMKPLTPEPVTEIARMKTVAMVNSLVDRLIKVAYWRTEKEAPGTHPALNSPDSAQTMVKMLRSDGNPRYKDAFLDAEDAARQRARLNEANMKVISEFNPWRRERFVAKICFNILTCEVSPSIQNYNTLIWGFTNLGEHDLAQAVVDSFLNVSRFRPTQATLLCLLYHYRASRDILGFHTILRRFFGHDSRGMRLRRRVAITHFKRDRHQGINRLWWAVEGDVARIRGYYVQRVPLSQPIMEAIIEGLLDFERTLDAVQLTQACLNESWAPNADLFRRLCEIIVTHGDWVSAKALIQGRLAKLNQTTFLLLGSGDGKRPGLLNFSAARQFRRVLAMTKTLWIHDQNTAWLQAGAERLRHLETALWLLGVQSNLHFERYTTRRLESILRSARPLTADRIDLVSSVVDNIAKRHRSEAEFLKHLEIRETVNAMHRECELTRQWREQIEHGICEWLARKFRFGALRRAESYLNPAIPFTKRFRQAIRFGTPGTPEYEVAGIFREAQELEQEMKITLARALPRRYIEELKPRLTESGDMHWKNLAYTFSRYLYDFQDGMAAEEERARKAFELGFGTQLSRQVSLLLGYTA, from the coding sequence ATGACAAGCCTTTGGTCAATGGCAGCCCGGCTGCAGGGCTGCCACTGTCGGGCGTGCCATCgaaccacacacaccataGCCCGACGGTCGCCGCCGACAAGGGTGACGCCATTGACGACCAGTGCCCAAGCCCACGGACGACGAAAGGTTCTGGCCAGCGATGTCTTTACCGCCTGCTACACGGCTATCATGGCCACGGCCGCCGTGTTTGATGCTGGGCAGAAGGATCGTCGGAGACGAGAGCTCGACGAGAAGATTGAAGAGACAAAGCAGAGGTTAGCTGCGCTTGCCGAGGCAAACGGGCACAGCTTGGAGATTGATCAAGCGACTGGGGCTCCGGAGCCATCTGAAGACCTCATTGAGGAAGCCACTCAACAactctcgtcatcctcgaccGCTGAGAGCACAGTCGAGCCAACgccccaaccaccacggcAAGCTGGGCGGAGACGACGACCAATacctcggccccggcccgagcaggagaagctagctccaccaccaccaacgacgTTACGATACGTCTTGAATCATATATGCAAGACTAGGATGGTCACTCCGTATGAGAAATCACACAAGCTGTCAAGACCAGCTACAGGCTCTGCAACGTTGAGTGTCTTGAGTAACGCCttggctgaggaggaagccATGATGAAGCCGTTGACCCCGGAGCCGGTGACCGAAATAGCCAGGATGAAAACAGTCGCCATGGTCAATAGTCTGGTCGACCGGCTCATCAAAGTGGCTTATTGGAGGACCGAGAAAGAGGCACCAGGAACGCATCCAGCGCTAAACAGCCCCGACTCTGCGCAGACTATGGTCAAGATGCTCCGGTCAGATGGGAACCCGCGCTACAAGGACGCTTTCTTGGACGCAGAAGATGCCGCTAGACAGAGGGCTCGCTTAAACGAAGCCAATATGAAGGTTATCTCCGAGTTTAACCcatggaggagggaaagaTTTGTGGCCAAGATTTGCTTCAATATTCTCACCTGCGAGGTGTCTCCTTCGATCCAAAACTACAACACTCTTATATGGGGGTTCACGAATCTTGGGGAGCACGACCTCGCCCAAGCCGTGGTGGATTCATTCCTCAATGTCAGTCGCTTCCGGCCAACGCAGGCGACACTGCTGTGTCTACTCTATCACTACCGGGCAAGCCGCGATATTCTGGGCTTCCATACCATTCTTCGGAGGTTTTTCGGTCACGATTCCCGGGGCATGAGATTACGTAGGAGGGTGGCTATCACCCACTTCAAACGAGATCGCCATCAAGGAATCAACCGCCTTTGGTGGGCTGTCGAGGGAGACGTAGCTAGGATACGGGGCTACTACGTCCAGCGCGTCCCGCTAAGCCAGCCGATCATGGAGGCTATCATTGAAGGCCTGCTGGATTTTGAACGCACCTTAGATGCTGTTCAGCTGACCCAGGCTTGTCTGAACGAGAGTTGGGCCCCCAATGCCGATCTTTTCAGGCGATTATGCGAAATCATCGTAACACATGGCGATTGGGTAAGCGCGAAGGCGCTCATCCAAGGTCGCCTCGCAAAACTCAACCAAACCACATTTTTGCTGTTGGGCTCAGGAGACGGGAAACGTCCAGGCTTGCTGAACTTTTCGGCTGCTAGACAGTTTAGGAGAGTCTTGGCCATGACGAAGACGTTGTGGATTCATGATCAAAACACGGCCTGGCTCCAAGCTGGCGCAGAAAGGTTACGACACCTGGAGACAGCGCTCTGGCTCCTGGGGGTTCAGTCTAACCTTCATTTTGAGAGGTATACGACGCGGAGATTGGAGAGCATTCTTCGCTCGGCACGGCCCCTTACAGCTGATCGTATCGACCTTGTGAGCTCTGTCGTCGATAACATTGCCAAGAGGCACAGGTCGGAGGCTGAATTTCTCAAACACCTAGAGATTCGGGAAACTGTCAATGCCATGCACCGCGAATGCGAACTCACCAGGCAATGGCGGGAGCAAATCGAGCATGGCATTTGCGAGTGGCTGGCCAGGAAATTCAGGTTTGGAGCTCTGAGGAGGGCAGAAAGCTACCTCAACCCAGCGATACCATTCACCAAACGATTCCGCCAGGCCATTCGGTTTGGGACGCCAGGGACGCCAGAGTATGAAGTTGCGGGGATTTTTAGGGAAGCGCAGGAGCTAGAGCAGGAGATGAAGATAACCCTTGCCAGGGCGCTGCCGCGGAGGTATATTGAGGAGCTGAAGCCGAGGTTGACCGAGTCCGGGGATATGCACTGGAAGAATCTGGCGTATACTTTCTCGAGGTATCTGTACGATTTCCAGGATGGGATGGccgcggaggaggagagggcgaggaaggcgtTTGAGTTGGGCTTTGGGACGCAGCTGAGTAGGCAGGTCTCGCTGTTGTTGGGGTATACGGCATGA